The DNA window GAACTGCCGCGAGGTATTGAAATCCAGTCGTACCGAGTGCCATTGAGAGATGGCGAGTCAATTGAGGCCAGGTTCTATCGAGGGGTTCTGTCTGAAAAAGAAAAGTGCCCAGTCATCCTCTATTTTCATGGTGGTGGCTATGTTGTCGGCAGCTTGGACTCCCATGCCTGTGTCTGCCGTCGGCTGGCGCTGGCCAGCGGTTTTGCGGTTCTGGCGCCTGCTTATCGCTTGGCACCGGAGCATCGTTTTCCAACGGCAGTGGAAGATGCAGAGGATGCGGCCGGCTGGCTGGTGGAGCAGGCAGAACAATTGGGACTGGACAAGGAAAGAGTCATTGTCGGTGGCGATAGCGCTGGTGCGACATTGGCAACGCTATTGGCAAGCGGTAGCGGAAGTGTAGGGACGCAGAGAACCGCATTCAGGCCTACTGGGCAACTGTTGTTCTATCCGGTGACGGATGCCTCAAGTGTTTACGAGTCTTTTCGGGAGTATGGGGAAGGTTATCTGCTGGAGAGTGAGACAATGGACTGGTTTTATCAGCACTATCTTGACTCGAGCGCGCAGAGACTGGACTGGCGAGTTTCTCCATTGCTTGAGCCTGTTAAGGCATGCCCTGTGCCAGCTTATATACGAGTCGCAGAATACGATCCATTACGCGATGAGGGGAAGTTTTATGCGGACGCTTTATGGGGTAAGGGTGGGGAGGTTGATTTCGAGGTCATGGAAGGCTTGACTCATGACTTCTTAA is part of the Pseudomonas sp. ABC1 genome and encodes:
- a CDS encoding alpha/beta hydrolase: MPLDPDVEAFLELVELGKMTGKAVPMHQLSVEQARREFELSAELLDPELPRGIEIQSYRVPLRDGESIEARFYRGVLSEKEKCPVILYFHGGGYVVGSLDSHACVCRRLALASGFAVLAPAYRLAPEHRFPTAVEDAEDAAGWLVEQAEQLGLDKERVIVGGDSAGATLATLLASGSGSVGTQRTAFRPTGQLLFYPVTDASSVYESFREYGEGYLLESETMDWFYQHYLDSSAQRLDWRVSPLLEPVKACPVPAYIRVAEYDPLRDEGKFYADALWGKGGEVDFEVMEGLTHDFLRMSGVTDRVQGIYSDVADWLKARCK